aagatacatgagaagaactaccatgttcacgaccttgagttagctacctttgttcatgccctaaagatttggcgccattatttatacggggttccctgtgagatttatactgaccatcggagcttgtagcatttgttcaagcaaaaaggatctaaatttgcgcttgatgaggtggttagagttgctgaaggattataaCATCACTAtttgtatcacccgggaaaggctaatgtagtGGCTAACGTcttgagtcaccgggcagagagtttggagagtttggcatatttaacagcattagagaggcctatggcgatggatgttcaggccttatccagtcagtttgtgagattggatctttcggagccaagtcaggttctagcttgtgtggtttcttggccttccttatttgatcatatcagggagcggcagtatgatgaccctcatttgcttgacCTCAatgacaaggttcagcacggtgatgccagatatATGACTATTGGAgacgatggggtattgaggatgcagggtcggatttgtgtacccaatgttgatgggcttcgagagttgattctagaggaggcccatagttcgcagtattctatccattcgggtgccgcaaagatgtatcagtatttgaggcatcactattggtggaggcggatgaagaaagatatagttgaatTTGTAGCTAGGTTcctcaactgtcagcaagtgaagtatgagcaccagagaccgggtgggttgcttcagcaaatagagatttaggagtggaagtgggagcggatcaccatggactttgtagttggactcccatggaccttgaaaaagtttgatgctatttgggtgattgtggatcggctgaccaagtccgcccatttcattcctatatgtactacttattctttagagcggttggcggagatttatattcaggagattgtttgtctgtatggtattccaatttccatTATTTGAGAcaggggtactcagttcacattacGATTTTAGAGGGCCGTTCAGCGTGAGCTGGgcactcgggtagagttgagtacaacatttcacccttagacgaaCGAACAGTCCAAGCGCAATATTCAGTTTCTTGAGGATATgttccgtgcgtgtgtgattgagtttggaggttcttgggatcagttctttctatTAGAGGAGTattcttacaacaacaactatcagtccagcattcagatagcaccgtatgaggctttatatggtaagtGATGTAGAtatccggtgggttggtttgagccgggtgaggctagactattgggcacagacttggttcaggatgctttggagaaggttaaggtgattcaggatagactctgtacagcctagtccagacagaagagctatgTGGACcacaaggttcgtgatgtttcctatatggttaaagagcgggttctgcttcgggtttcggctatgaaaggcgttatgaggtttgggaagaaagggaagttgagtccgaggtttattggcccttttgagatatttaggcgtgttggagaggttgcttatgagcttgccttatgtcccaacttggcaggagttcacccagtatttcatgtttcgatgctccggaggtatcacagtgatccgtcgcacgtgttggatttcagttcagtcaaGTTGGACAATGATCTATCCTATAttgaggagccaatggctatattggataggcaggtcagaaagttgaggtcaaagaacattgcttcagtaaatgttcagtggcggggtcagctagtcgagaaggcgacctgggagactgagcatgATATGTGCAactgttatcctcatcttttcactacttcaggtatgtctctattctcgttcgaggatgaacgaatgtttaagtatgGGAGGATTtgacgactcggccggtcgtcttaagaattaacgtccctatctcctattaactactttccccaagtttattctTGCTAATTTGATTTGTCAGGATATTCGATTTTGAGTTTTGTAGAGTTTTGGGATGCTTAGCCCCCAattgagagcttaagttttggaaagtTGTTCGTATTCGGAACAGCGTAAAGACGAcatcggaatggaaatctgatggttccgttagccccgttaggtgatttcgaggttaggagcgtgatcggaatgtgttttggaggtccgtagctaatttaggcttgaaatgccgaaagttgaaattttggaagtttccagttcgatagtaagatcttgatccgagggtcggaatggaattctgagagtggCAGTagttttgttatgtcatttttgatgtgcgTGCagagtttcaggtcattcggacgaggtttggtagaccttttgatcgaaaatgtgtttttagagtttttggaatttttaagcttgaattcgatgaaaaGTAGGTGTTTGATGTTGTTTatggtgtttcgaaggttggaacaagttttaatgatgttatgggatatattcgtaggtttggttgaggtcccgggggcctcgggtgtgtttcggatgctcaacgggtcattttgagTTGTTAAAAAGTTGCAGAAATTTAGGTTTAGGTGTTGCAAacatttcttcatcgcgatcgcaaCCTCCTTTGCGTGTTCGCGTAGTGTAATTCCGGAAGGGTcccaattccttcttcgcgatcggaTTACTTGACTCGTGATCGCATAGTACTGCCCTTTCCTCTTTCACGTTCGCATCtccctcttcgcgttcgcgtagtagaaACATGATCCGGTGGCTCAATATCCcaatttcttcttcgcgttcgcgtgtcTTCAACCGCGATCGCGTAAGGCCATCTTTTCCTCTTACGCGATCACGTGCTTCTTGTCGCATTTGCGTAGGCCATTTTCTGGAGCCCTTCActtttactcttcgcgatcgcatatgATTTCTCGCGATCGTGATTCACAATATACCTGGGCAGAATTTAAAACCCAAAATTGAGGGTTTCAACCATAATTCGTATTTTTGACTTGGGAGCTCGTAAGATCATGATTTTTGAGAGGATTTTCACCTGGGTAACTTGGGTAATTGATTCTTACTTGGTTTAGACTAAATTCAATGAATCTTCACTTAAATTCATCTTTTAATTTAGGAAATTTTGgttgaaatttgggaaaaattggataAACTTCATAGGCCGAATTATTCAgttttgattgggtttttgacatcCGATTTGAGAGATTCTTACATTAATAGACTCGTGTGAGTGTgggaattttgaaaatataaatttcaccagattccaagacatgggcccgatgggcgttttggtcattttacataatttcgcatattagcttagaatttaatggTAGAATCACCTtattgaagtattatttacattattaaatggaattgaatagatttgggccatttgaagtcggatactcgtggcaagaacgtggtttctagttgattttgagccggttcgaggtaagtggattgTCTAACCTTATATGGGGGAcctcccccttaggatttggtatgtTTGGTAGCTGAATTGCCTTGtgcatgaggtgacgagcgcgtacttgtgcaaattgttggaaatcctGTTTTTCTTACGGTATTCATTAGCATGTCTTATTTTTCCTGCTTTATTATACTTGTAAAGTTAGTATGTTTTtagttagaaaagcatgtttagttgacgtAGATTGTCTATTTGCTTATATTGCCTTGGTTGCATTATGTggagcatgttaggctagaattacttgttgttTTTTATATGAAATTCCATTAATGAATATCTTCTTGCTGCTGGTTGCgaatttacattgggactacggatgtgggatttcggtagcccccccttgtctgtttactttgggactacgggttagatacccggtagatcccctgcacaattatatgaaactatgggaatgcacccggtagattcccccaatactgggtatttacatttgggactacggatcggattttggtagatccccgcgcattgatagttggactacaggacgggatcctgggagatccttcggatatatacatatgatggactatgggacggtattaTAGGAGATCCACTGGgtagttgtaattgggactacaagaTGGTATCCTAGAAGGTGCCCAGATGATATTTACTGACTTGAGCTGTATTTCTTCCGTGATTTGTGGTCTTTGTGCTAGTTGTTATTGTTCCTTCCATTGTATGATATTTTCTTACTATTGAACTTAATTATACTGCTTTATTTTATACTGTTCAACCTTAtcttttatttaaccttagtagggccctgaccttcctcgtcactacccgaccgaggttaggcttggcactcaCTGAGTACCATTGTgttgtactcatgccctttctgcgcatgtttttcatgtgcagatccatgtaaCTCTGCATaggcttaccatccttgaggtggGGAGAGCTTTCGGAGACTTCGATTTACATctaccgcatccgcagaccgaagagtctctATCTTTACTCTATCTTGTAGTGTTAGACCTTCTATCatactgttgatgtagacatttcaGAGTTAGAGCATATTACTATATTTCTTTCAGCTTgtgttcccgtgagtttccgggttttgggataatGATGTAGAAGTTTGAGATGTTGTgctgtatatgccgagtggcatcCTATATACTGCTTTCACTTGGTtattcttagcttttaatttacCTTTCCGCAAGTTTATATTtactttccgcattgttaggcttacctagtcatagagactaggtgccatcatgacagttcacggagggcgaactggggtcatgatagtaatgttgtagccgatgccttgagctgGAAAGCTGAGCTTGCTGCAATCACTTCAACAATAAGGGACATTCGTGAGGCTATAAAAGAATGCATGCAATATGATCCAACAGCCAAATAACTTATCGAGTTAGCCAACCAGGGTAATACGAGACGTTTTTGGGTCGAAGACAGCCTACTGCTTACCACAGGTCGGCGGGTCAACGTGCCTAAGTTTGGAGACATTAGACGGTAGATCATAAGGGAGAGTCATGAGATCATGTGGGCTGGTCATCCAGGCCAACGTTGTACTAGGGCCTTGGTTGAGTCGGTCTACTATTGGCCACGCATTCGAGATGATGTAGAGTTCTATCTGCAGAGTGTCCATTGGAAAGCGTGATTATGGACTTTATATCTTGCCTACCGAAGTCCGGCggttatggtactattatggtggtTGTGGATAGATTTTCTAAATATGCCACCTTTATGCCCGCCTCACCAGGTTGCACTGCTAAGGAAGCCGCGAAGCTATTCTTTAAGAAAGTGGTGAAGTAATGGGGCTTACCAAGGCATATCATCAGTGATCGAGACCCTTGTTTTACTGGAAACTTTTGGAAAAGGTTATTCGACATACTTGGCACGGAAATGCACTTTTCCACTAGTTTCCACCCACAGACAGATGGACAAATGGAATGGGTCAATGTTttactagaatgctacttgaggcattatgtaagcGCGCATCAGAGAGATTGGGCAAGGCTCCTAGATATCGCACAGttctcttataacttgcagcggagtgagtccacgggtcggacaccatttgagctagccaCGGGCTAACAGCCACAAACTCCACTTTCATTACCAGTTGCGTTTGAGGGAAAGCGTTTGGGGGCTTATCATATGGCCAAAGGATGGGAGGAGCAGCTTGACACTGCTAAGTCCTACTTGGATAAGGCAGCTcagaagatgaagaagtttgcgGACCATAAACGGCGTCCCATAGACTATAGAAttggggacatggtcatggtgaagtttaacccaagactgttcaaggcactacggggcatgcatcagaatttgattcgcaagtatgaggggccatttaagatcGTCTCCAAGGTAGTcaagatctcatacaagcttTACATGCCATTGTATCTTAAGATCTACCCTGTCTTCTATGCCAGCATGCTTAAGCCATGtcatgaagataaggatgatcCGAGTAGGGGTCAATCAAGTCGAGCGCTTATGACTATTACCGCCTCGCATGATC
This sequence is a window from Nicotiana sylvestris chromosome 3, ASM39365v2, whole genome shotgun sequence. Protein-coding genes within it:
- the LOC138887014 gene encoding uncharacterized protein, with the translated sequence MAKGWEEQLDTAKSYLDKAAQKMKKFADHKRRPIDYRIGDMVMVKFNPRLFKALRGMHQNLIRKYEGPFKIVSKVVKISYKLYMPLYLKIYPVFYASMLKPCHEDKDDPSRGQSSRALMTITASHDREIEAIMDYQAR